ATTTTGCAAGTCTGAAAAACGCTTTTATTTCAAATTTGTCAATACCTTTTCGATATCTTTAAAGACATCATTGATATCTTGGTTACCTTCGATATCATGTACTAGACCTTTAGCACGATAGTGAGCAATAATTGGTTCACCTTGAGCAATATTGACATCCAAACGACGTTTAACTGTCTCTGGTTTATCATCTTCACGTTGGTAGTAATCTTCCTCTTTGTAATCAACTGGTGGGTTGAATACCTTATGGAAAGTTTCTCCAGTTTCACGGTGAATGATACGACCACTCAAACGTTCAAGTAGGCAAGATGGATCTACTTCGATGTTGATAACACCTTCAAGTTTAATTCCAAGTTCAGCCAATGTTTTATCTAAGGCATGAGCTTGTTCAATCGTGCGTGGGTAACCATCCAACAAGAAGCCAGTTTCCTTAATATCATCTTGTGAAAGACGCTCTTTAACAATTCCATTTGTAACTTCATCTGGAACTAATTCACCTTTGTCGATATAAGACTTAGCCAACACACCCATTTCAGTTTGGTTAGCCATTGCTGCACGGAACATGTCACCTGTTGAGATGTGTGCAACATGAAATTGTTCAACAATTTTTGCTGCTTGTGTTCCTTTACCTGCACCAGGTAAACCCATAATCAAAAGATTCATGATTCAAACTCCTTTTTTATTTTTAAATAGAAGCAAAAATTCATTTCAACTCCTATTTAAAAACAAAATAGAAGAGAGGAGATAAAAATCTGACAATGTCTTTGATTTTTACACTCCACTCTCTGAGCAATAGTGAATTTTATTTTCTATTACAATTATTCTGTTGTATCTAAGAAACCAACATACTTACGTTTCAATAGATAACCTTCCAATTGTTTAATCCCTTCAATACCTGTAGAGATAATGATTAGCAAACTTGTTCCCCCAAAAGCAACAACTTCTGAAAGACCAAATAAATCTTTAGCTACAATAGGTAGGATGGAAATGACACCTAGGAAGAGAGATCCGACTGTTGCGAGACGACGAAGAAGTTTTGACATGTATTCCTCTGTCCCTTTACCAGGACGGACACCATGGATATAAGCTCCACTCTTTTGTAAATTTTCTGCTGCTTTCTCTGGATTAATCTGTACAAATGTATAGAAGAATGTAAAGAGAATGATCAACAGAGCATACAAAGCAACACCTGTCGGAGTTGAAGTAGAAACCAACTCTTGAGCTGTTTTAACCCACTCCCAATTAAGACCAGACGCACTCACAAATTGTAAGATTGCAGCTGGTGCTGCTGTAATGGAACTAGCAAAGATAACAGGAATAACCCCAGCAGGGTTAATTTTCAAAGGAAGATAGGAACTTGATGGCGCTCCTTGAGCTACCTTTGTATACTGAATTGGAATCTTATATTTAGCTTGTTCAACGTAAGTTGTAAAGTAAACAATCAACAAAACAGCGATGATTAAAATAGCGACAAAAATGAGAGACGATGTCAATCGACTACTTGGTACATTGACAAAGTAATCTACATAAATGCCCTTAATCATGTCAGGAATTGAAGCAACAATCCCTGCAAAGATAATCATTGAAACACCATTACCATATCCCTTATCTGTGATTTGCTCTCCCAACCAGGTTACAATCATGCTTCCTGCTGTTAAGATTCCTCCAATCACAAGAAAGACCTGTGGTGTAAGTGGAACAGTCAAAAGTTTAGCTCCAGACAGAGCATTAAAACCAGCAGTAATCCCAACTGATTGAACAAATGCAAGCACTAGTGCAATGTATCGAGTCGCTTGGTTTAACTTTCTACGACCAACTTCCCCTTGTTTGCCCCACTCCACAAACTTCGGTAACAAATCCATTTGCAAGAGTTGGACGACGATTGAGGCTGTAATGTAGGGGCTGACTCCAAGAGCAAAAACTGAAAAGTTTTTCATGGCATTCCCTGACACCAAGCTCAACATATTCAAGAAGGATAGACCACTCAAAGCGTTCAAGCTATTTGCATTTACCCACGGTACAGTGATACTAGTACCAATACGAAAAACAAACACGATAAAAATTGTGAATAAAATCTTTGATCGAACCTGTTTAACTTTGAGTGCTTCTCTCAATAATTTAAAAAACATAGGTCACCTCACTTAGATGACTTCAACTGAACCACCTTTAGCAGTGATAGCTTCTTCAGCTGATTTAGAGAATTTAGCAGCTTTAACAGTCAACTTCTTAGTCAACTCACCGTT
The window above is part of the Streptococcus sp. Marseille-Q6470 genome. Proteins encoded here:
- a CDS encoding adenylate kinase, yielding MNLLIMGLPGAGKGTQAAKIVEQFHVAHISTGDMFRAAMANQTEMGVLAKSYIDKGELVPDEVTNGIVKERLSQDDIKETGFLLDGYPRTIEQAHALDKTLAELGIKLEGVINIEVDPSCLLERLSGRIIHRETGETFHKVFNPPVDYKEEDYYQREDDKPETVKRRLDVNIAQGEPIIAHYRAKGLVHDIEGNQDINDVFKDIEKVLTNLK
- the secY gene encoding preprotein translocase subunit SecY, producing MFFKLLREALKVKQVRSKILFTIFIVFVFRIGTSITVPWVNANSLNALSGLSFLNMLSLVSGNAMKNFSVFALGVSPYITASIVVQLLQMDLLPKFVEWGKQGEVGRRKLNQATRYIALVLAFVQSVGITAGFNALSGAKLLTVPLTPQVFLVIGGILTAGSMIVTWLGEQITDKGYGNGVSMIIFAGIVASIPDMIKGIYVDYFVNVPSSRLTSSLIFVAILIIAVLLIVYFTTYVEQAKYKIPIQYTKVAQGAPSSSYLPLKINPAGVIPVIFASSITAAPAAILQFVSASGLNWEWVKTAQELVSTSTPTGVALYALLIILFTFFYTFVQINPEKAAENLQKSGAYIHGVRPGKGTEEYMSKLLRRLATVGSLFLGVISILPIVAKDLFGLSEVVAFGGTSLLIIISTGIEGIKQLEGYLLKRKYVGFLDTTE